The following proteins come from a genomic window of Catenulispora sp. GP43:
- a CDS encoding sigma factor-like helix-turn-helix DNA-binding protein, with the protein MTEAQIAEALGISLGTVKSQAARGLAKLREAMAAQKEERTA; encoded by the coding sequence ATGACCGAGGCGCAGATCGCCGAGGCGTTGGGGATCTCGCTCGGGACCGTGAAGTCCCAGGCGGCGCGCGGGCTGGCCAAGCTGCGCGAGGCGATGGCGGCGCAGAAGGAGGAGCGGACGGCATGA
- a CDS encoding GntR family transcriptional regulator, translated as MEEGRPLFQQIAEQIEDSILDGSLTAAAQAPSTNELAAFHRINPATAAKGINQLVSDGILYKKRGIGMFVAADARRRVLERRRESFARDFVEPLLAEARRLGLSADDVRNLIGKRGDGR; from the coding sequence ATGGAGGAGGGCCGCCCGCTCTTCCAGCAGATCGCCGAACAGATCGAGGACTCGATCCTGGACGGTTCGCTGACCGCGGCCGCGCAGGCGCCGTCGACCAACGAGCTCGCCGCGTTCCACCGGATCAACCCGGCCACCGCGGCCAAGGGCATCAACCAGCTGGTATCCGACGGGATCCTCTACAAGAAGCGAGGGATCGGCATGTTCGTGGCGGCAGACGCGCGCCGGCGCGTCCTGGAACGGCGGCGCGAGTCCTTCGCCCGGGACTTCGTGGAGCCGCTGCTGGCCGAGGCCCGGCGGCTCGGGCTCAGCGCCGACGACGTGCGGAACCTGATCGGGAAGCGGGGGGACGGACGATGA
- a CDS encoding ABC transporter ATP-binding protein, whose translation MSAVLVEDLTMRYRGHTALDGVGLELAPDTIHGLLGRNGAGKTTLMRILTGQEFQTSGRVEVFGQPPRENSEVLGRVCFIREAQKYPQNFKVREAFAAAAIACPGWDQALADRLVRDFDLPLKRQIKKLSRGQLSAVGIIIGLASRAPLTLFDEPYLGLDAVARHVFYDRLLEDFSEHPRTIVLSTHLIDEVADLIEHVVLIDHGKVLMDADADGLRGRAVSVTGPAEAVAAYADGTPVLHRSELGGRLRVTLPERPERPAEGVSVDSLSLQELIVLTTNQGDQA comes from the coding sequence ATGAGCGCCGTACTGGTCGAGGACCTGACGATGCGCTACCGCGGACATACCGCGCTGGACGGGGTCGGCCTGGAGCTGGCGCCGGACACCATCCACGGGCTGCTGGGCCGCAACGGCGCCGGCAAGACCACCTTGATGCGCATCCTCACCGGGCAGGAGTTCCAGACCTCCGGCCGGGTCGAGGTGTTCGGGCAGCCGCCGCGGGAGAACTCCGAGGTGCTGGGCCGGGTGTGCTTCATCCGCGAGGCGCAGAAGTACCCGCAGAACTTCAAGGTGCGCGAGGCCTTCGCCGCCGCCGCGATCGCCTGCCCGGGCTGGGACCAGGCCCTGGCCGACCGGTTGGTACGGGACTTCGACCTGCCGCTCAAGCGGCAGATCAAGAAGCTCTCGCGCGGACAGCTCTCCGCGGTCGGCATCATCATCGGCCTGGCCTCGCGGGCCCCGCTGACCCTGTTCGACGAGCCGTACCTGGGCCTGGACGCGGTGGCCCGGCACGTCTTCTACGACCGGCTGCTGGAGGACTTCTCCGAGCACCCGCGCACCATAGTGCTCTCCACGCACCTCATCGACGAGGTCGCCGACCTGATCGAGCACGTGGTGCTGATCGACCACGGCAAGGTCCTGATGGACGCCGACGCCGACGGGCTGCGCGGCCGCGCGGTGTCGGTGACCGGCCCGGCCGAGGCCGTGGCCGCCTATGCCGACGGCACGCCGGTACTGCACCGCTCGGAGCTGGGGGGCCGGCTGCGGGTGACGCTGCCGGAACGGCCGGAGCGGCCGGCCGAGGGCGTCAGCGTCGACTCGCTGTCGCTGCAGGAACTGATCGTCCTCACGACGAACCAGGGGGACCAGGCATGA
- a CDS encoding L-serine ammonia-lyase yields the protein MAVSVFDLFSIGIGPSSSHTVGPMRAARMFVKRLDNEDLLPKVARIRAELFGSLGATGHGHGTPKAVLLGLEGQMPATVDVRGVETDLARIRETGRLRLLGTEHGSAAEVAFSEDRDLVLHRRKSLPFHANGMQLSAYDEHGEPLMAKTYYSVGGGFVVDEDAVGADRVVLDDTVLKYPFRTGAELLELTAQTGFSVSGLMLENELAWRTDAEVRAGLLEIWRVMRECVANGITTEGILPGGLKVRRRAPGLARTLRTEGNREMHANEWATLWAMAVNEENAAGGRVVTAPTNGAAGIIPAVLHYYVNFVPDADEDGVVRFLLAAGAVGMLFKENASISGAEVGCQGEVGSACSMAAAGLAEVLGGTPEQVENAAEIGMEHNLGLTCDPIGGLVQIPCIERNGMAAVKAVTAARMALRGDGRHHVSLDKVIKTMKDTGRDMSVKYKETARGGLAVNVIEC from the coding sequence ATGGCGGTCAGCGTTTTCGACCTGTTCTCGATCGGCATCGGCCCCTCGAGTTCGCACACCGTCGGCCCGATGCGGGCGGCCCGGATGTTCGTCAAGCGCTTGGACAACGAGGACCTGCTGCCGAAGGTCGCGCGAATTCGCGCTGAACTCTTCGGCTCCCTCGGCGCGACCGGCCACGGGCACGGCACCCCGAAGGCGGTGCTGCTCGGGCTGGAGGGCCAGATGCCGGCGACCGTGGACGTGCGCGGCGTGGAGACGGACCTGGCGCGGATCCGCGAGACCGGCCGGCTGCGGCTGCTCGGGACCGAGCACGGCAGCGCCGCCGAGGTCGCCTTCAGCGAGGACCGCGACCTGGTCCTGCACCGGCGCAAGTCGCTGCCCTTCCACGCCAACGGCATGCAGCTGTCGGCCTACGACGAGCACGGCGAGCCGCTGATGGCCAAGACGTACTACTCGGTCGGCGGCGGGTTCGTGGTCGACGAGGACGCCGTCGGCGCCGACCGCGTGGTCCTGGACGACACCGTCCTGAAGTACCCGTTCCGCACCGGCGCCGAGCTCCTGGAGCTGACCGCGCAGACCGGTTTCAGCGTCAGCGGCCTGATGCTGGAGAACGAGCTGGCCTGGCGCACCGACGCCGAGGTCCGCGCCGGCCTGCTGGAGATCTGGCGCGTGATGCGCGAGTGCGTCGCCAACGGCATCACCACCGAGGGCATCCTGCCCGGCGGCCTGAAGGTGCGCCGCCGCGCCCCGGGCCTGGCCCGGACGCTGCGCACCGAGGGCAACCGCGAGATGCACGCCAACGAGTGGGCCACGCTGTGGGCGATGGCGGTGAACGAGGAGAACGCGGCCGGCGGCCGGGTCGTCACCGCCCCCACCAACGGCGCCGCCGGCATCATCCCGGCCGTGCTGCACTACTACGTCAACTTCGTGCCCGACGCCGACGAGGACGGCGTGGTCCGCTTCCTGCTGGCCGCCGGCGCCGTCGGCATGCTGTTCAAGGAGAACGCCTCCATCTCCGGCGCCGAGGTCGGCTGCCAGGGCGAGGTCGGCTCGGCCTGCTCGATGGCCGCCGCCGGCCTGGCCGAAGTCCTCGGCGGCACCCCGGAACAGGTGGAGAACGCCGCCGAGATCGGCATGGAACACAACCTCGGCCTCACCTGCGACCCGATCGGCGGCCTCGTCCAGATCCCGTGCATCGAACGCAACGGCATGGCCGCGGTGAAGGCCGTCACCGCAGCGCGGATGGCACTGCGCGGCGACGGCCGACACCACGTGTCCCTGGACAAGGTCATCAAGACCATGAAGGACACCGGCCGCGACATGTCGGTCAAGTACAAGGAGACGGCGCGCGGCGGCCTCGCGGTGAACGTCATCGAGTGCTGA
- a CDS encoding sigma factor: protein MKRRPPPSVDPGFVEFVAARSAALFRTAVLIVGDRHVAEDLVQGALERAYRHWDRVAGMEAPEAYVRRILANLATDHHRRRGRGPVTMSVTTTT, encoded by the coding sequence ATGAAACGCAGACCCCCGCCCTCGGTGGACCCGGGCTTCGTCGAGTTCGTGGCGGCCCGGTCGGCCGCGCTGTTCCGCACGGCGGTGCTGATCGTCGGCGACCGGCACGTCGCCGAGGATCTGGTGCAGGGCGCCCTGGAACGTGCCTACCGGCACTGGGATCGGGTCGCCGGCATGGAGGCGCCGGAGGCCTACGTGCGGCGGATCCTGGCGAACCTGGCCACCGACCACCACCGGCGCCGGGGCCGCGGACCGGTCACGATGTCCGTTACTACGACGACATGA
- a CDS encoding ABC transporter permease, producing the protein MSALGKVVRSGVGRRRVQSFVMALTTLAAVTSSVLSLGLLSAVSAPFDHAFASRHGAHLAVQFDGSKATATQVAATAHAAGVTESSGPYPITTSLDATIGKDCTATAGPDMPYAGTAAPPATISTRPSLGSGSGLDQIVLDHGSWPTTANQIVLNDWPNDCLGKSVVFSSLPGKPSFVVVGFANSLTSSASGWTTSAGFARLTAAGAKADSQMLYRFASAGTDAQLAADRKAVTAAAPADSYEGSQSYLTAEQQATGNAKAFVPFLIVFGVLGLFLSVLIIAIVVSGAVVSATRRIGILKSLGFTPSQVARAYAAQALIPAAFGVVIGTVFGNLLSVPVLNGTSRDLGAASASLPLWVSVAVPVGTLAIVGVTALVPALRAGRLPAVQTLVVGRAPKAERGRAAQRLASRLPLPRSMSLGLAQPFARPARAALVGAAVLFGAVSVTFALGLEAGFSKFQDQRGAGFADASVIVVPGLSDDHGPGRPGGQYGPNDPRTPHLDPAKVSAALAGVPGTKAAFGWGDSGATIIGAPSGDPSEVDTVSGDMSWTGLELIGGRWYSGPGEAVVSDRLASAMGTHVGDTVTVVQEGKPLTLKVVGIAFDAYQGGRAVLVDSATFSAAGLTPHIDQFNVELGANVDGPQWAASATAALVPLDASVDHQINGGKSDVVLTMSALVATLSIMLLVVAALGVLNTVVQDTRERIHELGVFKALGMTPRQTVAMVLTSVALTGLVAGLIGVPIGTALEHATITPMGNAVGMHLPLSVTETYSAGLLLPLLAGGVVIALLGAVLPAGWAARSRTATALRTE; encoded by the coding sequence GTGAGCGCCCTGGGCAAAGTGGTCCGCTCCGGCGTCGGCCGCCGGCGCGTCCAGTCCTTCGTCATGGCCCTGACCACGCTGGCCGCCGTGACCTCCTCCGTCCTCTCGCTCGGCTTGCTCAGCGCCGTGTCAGCCCCCTTCGACCACGCCTTCGCCAGCCGCCACGGCGCGCACCTGGCCGTGCAGTTCGACGGCTCCAAGGCCACCGCGACCCAAGTCGCCGCGACCGCGCACGCCGCCGGCGTCACCGAGTCCTCCGGCCCCTACCCGATCACCACCTCGCTCGACGCGACAATCGGGAAAGACTGCACCGCGACCGCCGGTCCCGACATGCCGTACGCCGGCACCGCGGCGCCGCCGGCGACGATCTCGACCCGGCCGAGTCTGGGGAGCGGCTCCGGGCTGGACCAGATCGTGCTGGACCACGGCAGCTGGCCGACCACCGCGAACCAGATCGTCCTGAACGACTGGCCCAACGACTGCCTCGGCAAATCCGTCGTGTTCAGCTCGCTGCCCGGCAAGCCGTCGTTCGTCGTCGTCGGCTTCGCGAACTCGCTGACCAGCAGCGCTTCCGGCTGGACCACCTCCGCGGGCTTCGCGCGGCTGACAGCCGCCGGGGCGAAGGCCGACTCGCAGATGCTCTACCGCTTCGCCTCGGCCGGGACCGACGCCCAGCTGGCCGCCGACCGCAAGGCCGTCACGGCCGCCGCTCCGGCCGACTCGTACGAGGGCTCGCAGTCGTACCTGACGGCCGAACAGCAGGCGACCGGCAACGCCAAGGCCTTCGTGCCGTTCCTGATCGTCTTCGGCGTCCTCGGGCTGTTCCTGTCCGTCCTGATCATCGCGATCGTGGTGAGCGGCGCGGTGGTGTCGGCGACCCGGCGCATCGGGATCCTGAAATCGCTCGGCTTCACCCCGTCGCAGGTGGCCCGCGCCTATGCCGCGCAGGCGCTGATCCCGGCGGCGTTCGGGGTGGTGATCGGGACGGTCTTCGGCAACCTGCTGTCCGTCCCGGTGCTCAACGGCACCAGCCGCGACCTCGGCGCGGCCAGTGCCAGCCTGCCGTTGTGGGTGAGCGTCGCGGTCCCGGTGGGGACGCTGGCGATCGTCGGGGTCACCGCGCTCGTCCCGGCGCTGCGGGCCGGCCGGCTGCCGGCCGTGCAGACGCTGGTCGTGGGCCGGGCCCCGAAGGCCGAGCGCGGTCGCGCGGCCCAGCGTCTGGCCTCCCGGCTGCCGCTTCCCCGGTCGATGTCGCTGGGCCTGGCCCAGCCGTTCGCCCGGCCGGCCCGGGCCGCGCTGGTCGGCGCCGCGGTGCTGTTCGGCGCGGTGAGCGTGACCTTCGCGCTGGGCTTGGAGGCCGGGTTCAGCAAGTTCCAGGACCAGCGCGGCGCCGGGTTCGCCGACGCCTCGGTGATCGTGGTGCCCGGCCTGTCCGACGACCACGGTCCGGGGCGTCCCGGCGGGCAGTACGGTCCCAACGATCCGCGCACCCCGCACCTGGACCCCGCGAAGGTGTCGGCCGCGCTGGCCGGCGTCCCGGGAACCAAAGCCGCCTTCGGCTGGGGCGACAGCGGCGCGACCATCATCGGCGCGCCGAGCGGCGACCCGAGCGAGGTGGACACGGTGTCCGGGGACATGTCCTGGACCGGGTTGGAGCTGATCGGCGGCCGCTGGTACTCCGGGCCCGGCGAGGCGGTCGTCAGCGACCGGCTGGCCTCGGCGATGGGGACGCACGTCGGGGACACCGTCACCGTCGTGCAGGAAGGCAAGCCGCTGACCCTGAAGGTGGTCGGCATCGCCTTCGACGCCTACCAGGGCGGCCGGGCCGTGCTGGTCGACAGCGCCACGTTCAGCGCGGCCGGCCTGACCCCGCACATCGACCAGTTCAACGTGGAGCTGGGCGCGAACGTCGACGGGCCGCAGTGGGCCGCCTCGGCCACGGCCGCGCTGGTTCCGCTGGACGCCTCGGTGGACCACCAGATCAACGGCGGCAAGTCGGACGTGGTGCTGACCATGAGCGCGCTGGTGGCGACACTGTCGATCATGCTGCTGGTGGTCGCGGCGCTCGGCGTGCTGAACACGGTGGTCCAGGACACCCGCGAGCGGATCCACGAGCTGGGCGTCTTCAAGGCGCTGGGGATGACGCCGCGGCAGACCGTGGCCATGGTGCTCACCTCGGTGGCGCTCACCGGACTGGTCGCCGGGCTGATCGGGGTGCCGATCGGCACCGCACTGGAGCACGCGACGATCACCCCGATGGGGAACGCGGTCGGCATGCACCTGCCGCTGAGTGTGACCGAAACCTATTCCGCGGGGCTGTTGCTCCCGCTGCTGGCCGGCGGGGTCGTCATCGCGCTGCTCGGCGCGGTGCTGCCGGCCGGCTGGGCGGCGCGGTCGCGGACCGCCACCGCGCTGAGGACCGAGTAG